In the Thermodesulfobium sp. 4217-1 genome, CGATCCAGAAGAGTGCAAAAAATGTCTGGGTAGGCCATGCACACATATTTGCCCTGCTGGGGTTTATTCGTATGACGATGAAGAGGGAAAGCTATCTATCAACTACGATGCCTGCGTAGAATGCGGTACCTGTAGAATTGTTTGTAGCTATATTACCTGGAGATATCCAAGAGGGGGATTTGGTGTGCAGTACAAATTTGGCTAAAGCGTTATAGAGTTGTTGTAGGGGATTAAAATCTTAAAGTTTCAGTTTAATTTTTTTCTTAGCTTGCCATAGTCTTTTTGTCTTATGATAGATTAAAGATGGGTATTTGTTGTGTTATAATAGCAGAATATTCTGACAATTATGGAGGAGAAAGGAATTAACTATGAAAAGAGAGCTAGAAGAATTTTTAAAACTTAGAGATTTTATTCTTACTTCCCCTAGCTATGAGATATGCAGGAAAGATTTTAAATGGCCTCATTTGACAAAATTTAATTGGGCATTGGATTATTTTGACTTCATTGCATTAAATAACGAAGAAAATGCATTGCTGTTTGTGGATGATGAAGGAAGAGAGATTTCAGCAAGTTATGACTTTTTAAGAAAAAGGTCGAACCAGGTAGCCAATTTTTTGAAAGAAATTGGATTACAAAAAAGAGATAGAGTTATGGTTGTAATGGAGAACTCTGTGTTCTTATTTGAAATTTTGCTTGGGATAATGAAGGCAGGTGGAGTTATAATTCCTGCAGCTACCATGCTGCCGCCCGAAGACATTGCTGAAAGGATAGAAACTGCAAATATAAAGTTTATTTTTATAGATAGCGATATTGCCAAAAAGTTATCTGGTATCGAAAACGTTGTGAATAACCATCTGAGTGCTATTGTTAATGTTGGCAATCATTCTGGAACGATCCTTAATCAGTGTAAGGGTAAATCTCCTGCCTGTTTAAACTATATTGAAGTTGACAATTTCAAGGAAGATTATTCTCCCTCTTTTATTACATATTCAACTGATGAGATGTACTCTTTCTTTACATCTGGCACTACTGCAAAACCAAAACTGGTTACACACAGCCATAATTATCCTGTAGGGCATCTAACCACACTTTATTGGGTAGGCTGTACAAAGGGCGATATTCACTACAATATTAGTGCGCCAGGATGGGCGAAACATGCGTGGAGCAGTATATTCGTTCCATGGAATGCTCAGGCTACAGCTTTTATATATAGATACAAGGGCAGATTTAGCGCAAAAGGCATTTTGTCAAAAATAGAGAAACATAAAGTTACCACACTGTGTGCGCCGCTTAGTGTCTGGAAGCTCTTTTTGATCGAGGATCTGAAAAGCTATAAGTTTTCTTTAAGGGAGATAGTTAGCGCAGGCGAGCCGCTTAACCCTGAGATTATAAAGAAGGTTAAAGAAAGCACAGATCTCAATTTAAGAGAAGGATATGGTCAGACTGAAAGCACTATTATGATCGGAAACTTTAGGGGAGAGCACACTAAAAAAGGTTCAATGGGCAAAACTGCTCCAGGATATGACTTGAGCATTTTGAGCAACCAATTAGATATTAAAAACTTTGGTGAAGATGGGCAGATTGGGGTCAACATCTATCCAGTTAAGCCTCTTGGCAATCTGAGTGCATACAACGATGTAGGCAAAAATGAATCAGTCTTTAAAGGCGGTTATTATCTTTCTGGTGATACTGCTTATATGGATAAAGATGGATATTTTTATTTTATTGGAAGAACTGATGACGTGTTCAAGAGCCTTGATTATAGAATCAGCCCTTTCGAGGTTGAAAGTGAAATTATGGAACACCACGCAATTCTTGAGGTTGGAGTAGTGCCAACCACAGATGAAAGGGAAATAATAGTCCCCAAAGCATTTATCGTATTAAAGCCCGATTATATCCCGTCTCGTGAGATGGCTCTTGAGATATTTAGGTTTATTAGAAAACATATGGCTCCATATAAAAGGCCTCGCGTAATAGAGTTTTTGGAATTCTTTCCTAAAACAGTTAGCGCAAAAATAATAAGAAAAGACTTAAAAGAATACGATCAAAATGTGAGAAAGAAGAAGGTTAAGGCTGAACACGAAT is a window encoding:
- a CDS encoding ferredoxin family protein, coding for MRIEDKLYLIGYNIDEEESHLGVSDPEECKKCLGRPCTHICPAGVYSYDDEEGKLSINYDACVECGTCRIVCSYITWRYPRGGFGVQYKFG
- a CDS encoding AMP-binding protein is translated as MKRELEEFLKLRDFILTSPSYEICRKDFKWPHLTKFNWALDYFDFIALNNEENALLFVDDEGREISASYDFLRKRSNQVANFLKEIGLQKRDRVMVVMENSVFLFEILLGIMKAGGVIIPAATMLPPEDIAERIETANIKFIFIDSDIAKKLSGIENVVNNHLSAIVNVGNHSGTILNQCKGKSPACLNYIEVDNFKEDYSPSFITYSTDEMYSFFTSGTTAKPKLVTHSHNYPVGHLTTLYWVGCTKGDIHYNISAPGWAKHAWSSIFVPWNAQATAFIYRYKGRFSAKGILSKIEKHKVTTLCAPLSVWKLFLIEDLKSYKFSLREIVSAGEPLNPEIIKKVKESTDLNLREGYGQTESTIMIGNFRGEHTKKGSMGKTAPGYDLSILSNQLDIKNFGEDGQIGVNIYPVKPLGNLSAYNDVGKNESVFKGGYYLSGDTAYMDKDGYFYFIGRTDDVFKSLDYRISPFEVESEIMEHHAILEVGVVPTTDEREIIVPKAFIVLKPDYIPSREMALEIFRFIRKHMAPYKRPRVIEFLEFFPKTVSAKIIRKDLKEYDQNVRKKKVKAEHEYREKDFLDELKGSV